The sequence below is a genomic window from Clostridium sp. BJN0001.
GGATACTGATATTGTTCTTATCCATGATGGAGCACGTCCTTTTGTTTCAGAAAGAATAATAGAAAATGCTGCAGCGTATGCAAAAAAGTATAAATGTGCAGCACCAGGAGTAATGCCAAAAGATACAATAAAATTAATAGACAATTCAAATTTTTCTGTTTCAACTTTTGATAGAAATAGCCTTGTGGCAGTACAGACTCCGCAGGCATTTGATTATAATCTTATATTAAAATGTCATACAGAAGTAAATAAAAGAGGAATAAATGTTACAGATGATACTATGGTAGCTGAAATATTTAACAATGATGTTTATATTTTTAAAGGTGATTATAAGAATATAAAGATAACAACAGATGAAGATCTTATACTTGCTAAGTATTTTATAGGACATAGTGATACTGTTGACATAAAGGATAAAAGAAGTTTATAATATGCTATATGTACTAAAATTTTATATGAAAGTACAATGAAAAAGAATAGTAGAGGTCGATTTAAGAGAAGAAATCCATGGTTGAAAGATTTCTACAGACTTTGAACCAGCTTTTGAGTAATAGGGAAAAACTATCGGTTTAATACCGTTATCATTATATAGAGTATAAATTTAGGTGGTACCGCGGTAAAAGCCGCCCTAATAGAAATATTAGGGTGGCTTTTATTAACATATGAAATAATAAAGAATAAATATTATAATTGCAGGAGGCATAAAATAATGAAAATGTCAAAAATGTTAGTATCAACTTTGAGAGAAGTTCCAGCTGAAGCTGAAATTGACAGTCATAAGTTGATGCTCAGAGCAGGTCTTATGAGGAAAATGGCTGCAGGAGTATATAACTATCTTCCTCTAGGTCTTAAAGTATTAAAAAATGTTGAAAATATAATCAGAGAAGAAATGAATAATGCAGGAGCACAAGAATTTTTAGCATCAGCTCTTATTCCATCTGAACTTTGGAAGGAATCAGGCAGATGGGGTGCATACGGTCCAGAAATGTTTAGAGTTACAGACAGAGGAGAAAGAGAATTTTGTCTTGGACCTACTCATGAAGAAGTTTTTACTGACATAGCAAGAAATGAAATAAAATCATATAAACAGCTTCCAGTAAATCTTTATCAGATACAGACTAAATATAGAGATGAAAGAAGACCAAGATTTGGAGTTATGCGTTCAAGAGAATTTATAATGAAAGATGCGTATAGCTTTGATAAGGATACAAATGGATTAGATGAAACATATAATAAAATGCATGATGCATATGTTAAAATATTTAATAAATGTGGACTTGATGCAAAATGTGTTGCTGCTGATTCTGGTGCAATTGGTGGAAATAATTCAGCTGAATTTATGGTAAAATCTGAAGTTGGAGAAGATGATGTTGTATTCTGTACAAAATGTAATTATGCAGCGAACATAGAAAAAGCAGAAGCAAAACCTGAAAAGCAGGGAAAAGAAGAATTAAAAGAATTACATAAAATAGAAACACCTAATACAAAGACAATAGAAGAATTAGTGAAATTCTTTAAAACATCTGAAAAGAAATTTGCAAAGACAATGATATATAATGCAGATGGAAAAATAGTTGCTGTCATGGTAAGAGGCGACAGAGATGTAAATGAAGTAAAGGTTCAAAATGCAGTCGGAAGTGTTGTTGACATGGGATTAGCTTCGAAAGAAGAAGTAAAAGAAGCAACTAATGCAGTAACAGGATTTGCAGGACCGATCGGATTAAAAGCTGATATGCTTTTAGTTGATGAAGAGGTAGCTAATATGTACAATTTCATAGTTGGAGCAAATGAAACAGGATATCATTATGAAAATGTTAACTATGAAAGAGATTTTAAAGGAACTGTCGGTGATTTCAGAAATGTATGTGAAGGAGAAGTTTGTCCTTGTTGCAAAGAAAAAGTAACAATAGCAAAAGGAACAGAAGTTGGTCATATATTTAAATTAGGAACTAAATATTCTGAAACAATGAATGCAAACTTTATCGATGAAAATGGAAAAGAAAAGCCATTTATTATGGGATGTTATGGAATAGGTGTTACAAGAACATTAGCTTCAATAATAGAACAACATCATGATGAAAATGGAATAGTTTGGCCATTATCTGTTGCTCCATATCATGTATCTGTTATACCAGTTAATATAAAGAAACAGGAACAGATGGATATAGCTGAAAAATTATATAAAGAACTTGAAGATCTTCATATAGAAGTACTTTTAGATGATAGAAATGAAAGAGCAGGAGTTAAATTTAAAGATTCTGAACTCATGGGTGTTCCAATGAGAATAACTGTCGGAAAGAAAATTACAGATGGTGAAGTAGAATTTAAGTTAAGAAACGGAGAAATGGAAACAATAAAAATTGAGGATGCTATAGAAAGAGTAAAACAAGAATTTAGCGAAAATAATATAGCACTTTAAGAACCTTAAGAATAAAAAATATAACTTAGGGAGGGTTTAAATATGAAAGTTTATAATAGTCTTACGAGAAAAAAAGAAGAATTTGTTCCTATTGTACCAGGAGAAGTAAAGATGTATGTCTGTGGACCTACAGTTTATGATTATTTTCATATAGGAAATGCGAGAACATTTATTGTTTTTGATACAATAAGAAAATATTTTGAATACAGAGGATATAAAGTCAAATTTGTTCAGAATTTTACTGATATTGATGATAAAATGATAAATAGAGCTAATAAAGAATCAATAACAGTAAGAGAACTAGGCGATAGATTTATAAAAGAATATTATAAAGATGCAGATGCTCTTAATATTGAAAGAGCAACAGTTAATCCAAGAGCTACTGAGTATATTAATGAAATAATTAAATTTGTTGAAAAATTAATAGAAAAGGGATATGCATATGAAGTTGATGGTGATGTATATTACAGTACAAAATCATTTAAACAGTATGGTAGACTTTGTGGTCAGAATTTAGATGATCTTCAAGCTGGAGCAAGAATTAGAGTCGATGAGAGAAAGAAAGATCCAATGGATTTTGCTGTATGGAAAGCGCAAAAAGAAGGAGAACCTGGATGGAAGAGCCCATGGGGAATGGGAAGACCAGGATGGCATATTGAATGTTCATGTATGGCAAAAAAAGAACTTGGAGATACAATTGATATTCATGCAGGTGGTATGGATTTAAAATTCCCACATCATGAAAATGAAATAGCACAGAGTGAAGCTGTGACAGGAAAGAAATTTGCAAATTATTGGCTACATTCTGCATTTGTAAATATAAATAATGTGAAAATGTCAAAATCATTAAATAATTTCTTTACAGCAAGAGAGATACTTGAAAAGTATGATGTTGATTGCGTAAGATTCTTAATGCTTTCAGGTCATTATAGAACTCAGATTAATTTTACAGGAGAACTTTTAGATTCTGCAAAATCTTCAATTGAACGTTTATACAATTGTATAAATAATCTTGAAAATCTTATGAGCGAAGTAAAGATTGAGGATATGACTGAAGATGAGAAGAAATATCTTGAATCATTGAACGGATATAGAGAAAAGTATATTGAAAAAATGGATGATGATTTTAATACAGCAGATGCTATTTCTGTTATGTTTGACCTTGTTAAGGACATAAATAATAATATAAATTCAGAGTCATCTAAAAATATATGCATCGAGGCAGAAAAATTATTAAGAGAGCTTGGAAAACCACTAGGACTTCTTGAAAAACAGGAAGATAAGACTATAGAATCTGAAATAGAAGAGCTTATAGAAAAGAGAGAACAGGCAAGAAAGAATAAAGACTTTGCTCTTTCTGATAAAATAAGAGATGAGTTAAAAGCACGAAATATTGTTCTTGAAGACACAAAACAAGGAGTCAGATGGAAAAAAATCAATTAATAAAAAAAGGGGCTGCGTAGGTTCGCGGCCCTTATTTAAAAGGAGATTCAAATGTTAAGTGATTTAAGAATTAAAGAATTTGAAGAGGCAGAACTTAGAAGTTTAAATTCTCTTCAGCTTGCATTAATAGGCGATGGCGTATTTGAGGTATATATAAGAAATTATATATTCACAAAAAATACTGAACTTTCAGCTAATAAGATACATGTTAAAGCTATAAAATATGTAAAAGCTAAAAGCCAGGCAATAATAATACACGAATTAGAAGAATTTCTTACACCTGAAGAGGATAGGGTATATAAAAGAGGAAGAAATGCAAAATCGCCTACAGTACCTAAAAATGCAGATGTAAGAGATTATAGAATGGCAACAGGATTTGAAGCACTTCTAGGATATCTTTATTTGTCTGGCAATAAAGAAAGACTAGAGTTTGTATTAAATAAAAGTACAGAAATAATAAAAGAGTAGAGGAGAATTTTTATGCAAGATAAATTTAATAATAGAAAAAATCCAGTAAAAGATAACAAACAGGATAAATTTAATAATAGAAAAAATCCAGTGAAGGATAATAAATATGAAGAGAGAGAAGATATAATAATAGGTAGAAATGCTGTAATAGAAGCATTAAAAAGCAAAAAAACTATTGAAACATTATATATTTCAAATACAAAACTTGAAGGTTCAATTAATAAAATTATAGGTTTGGCAAAAGAAAAGAAAATAGTTATAAAAGAAGTTGATAGAAGAAAACTTGATATGATGTGCGGTGGAGAAGTTCATCAAGGAGTAATTGCTAAGATAACTCCATTTAAATATTCAGAAGTAAAAGATATATTGGATTATGCTAAAAAAAGAAATGAAGATCCATTTGTAATAGTTCTTGATGAAATTGAAGATCCACATAATTTAGGTTCAATAATAAGAACAGCAGAACTTGCTGGAGTTCATGGAATAATAATTCCTAAAAGAAGAAGTGCATCAGTTACATCAACTGTATATAAAACATCAGCTGGAGCTGTACAATATGTTAAAGTTGCAAAAGTTGCAAACCTTAATAATGCAATTGAAGAGCTTAAGGATAATGGAGTATGGATATACGGTGCTGATATGAATGGTGAAGAATTCAGCTATCAAAATGATTTTTCAGGAGCATGTGCATTAGTTATAGGAAATGAAGGAAGAGGAATATCAAAACTTACAGCACAAAAATGTGATAAGCTTGTTAAAATTCCTATGGTTGGAAAAATAAATTCATTAAATGCTTCAGTAGCTGCTGGAATTTTAATGTATGAAGTTATGAAAGTTCGTTTAAAGTAGACAGGAGAGAGCATTATGAAAACTATTTTTGTTGATGGATATAATGTTGTAAATAGCTGGCCTAATCTTAACTATAGAAAGAATTTCAGTTTTGAAGCTGCAAGACAGATGCTTATTGATCTTCTTCATAATTATGCAGTATATAAATCATGCAAAATAATATTAGTTTTTGATGCACATAAAGTTCCTGGAAGTATAGAAAAAAAAGAAGAAATGAATAAAAATGTATCTATCGTTTTTACAAAAGATGGGGAAACTGCAGATAGCTATATAGAAAAGCATGTAAATTTAGCAGGAAGACGTTGCGATATAACAGTTGTCTCATCAGATAATCTTGTCCAGCAAACTACATTTCAAAGAGGCGCTGTTAGAATGTCTTCAATTGAATTCTATAATGAAATAACTTCAATGGAAAAAAGTATAAGAAAGAATACGGAAAAAAATACATTAAATAAGAAGAATCCAATAATGGACAATATACCAAATAATATATTAGAAAAATTAGAAAAAATAAGAAGAAGCTAGTATAATTATTGACTTCAATAATTTTTTAAGAGTATAATTTATTATAAATGGGATTACCAGTTAAAGAAAGTTGAGATTTATAGTGAAGGATTTTTTAGAGTTTAATGGCAAAAAAGATGAAGAGATAGTATTAGAAGCTAAAAATAGTAATAAAAGGGCACAGGAATATTTAATATCAAAGTATGATGGCTTTATAAAAATTAAAGCAAAATCATACTTTTTAATAGGTGCTGATAAAGAAGATATATATCAAGAGGGAATGATAGGTCTTTATAAAGCTATAAGAGATTTTAATAGTGAAAAAGCAACATCATTTAAGTCTTTTGCAGAGATATGCATTATGAGACAGATACTTACAGCAATAAAAACTGCGACACGCCAGAAACATATTCCTTTAAATACATATGTTTCATTAAACAAACCAATGTTTGAAGACGAGTCTGATAGAACACTGCTTGATGTAATATCAGGATTAAGGATAACTGATCCAGAAGAGTTATTAATAAGTAAAGAACAGATGGATTATATAAAAGAAAAAATAAAAAAGGAACTTTCGGGACTCGAACTTGAAGTTGTAAATTTGTATCTTGACGGTAAATCATATCAGGAAATTGCAAAAAAATTACAAAGAGAACCAAAATCGATAGATAATGCTCTTCAGAGAGTTAAGAGAAAGCTTGAAAAATGCTTTAAAAATCAATAATTTTGGTTGACAAATAAATTAATTAATAGTAAACTTTATAATTGGTATATCAAGAAATTAGCAAGGACTGTGCGCTCATATAGCTCAGTCGGTAGAGCGTCGCCTTGGTAAGGCGGAGGTCGTCGGTTCAATCCCGATTATGAGCTCCACATAAAGATAAAACGCTAGGCAAAGTTTATTACAAATAGTGAGGAGGAAATTTAAAATGGCAAAAGCAAAATATGAAAGAACAAAACCCCATGTTAACATTGGAACAATAGGACACGTAGATCACGGTAAGACAACATTAACAGCAGCTATTACAACAGTATTAGCAAATAAGGGATATGCAGAAGCATTTGATTATGCAGCAATCGATAAGGCACCAGAAGAAAAAGAAAGAGGAATCACAATCAATACAGCACACGTTGAGTATGAAACAGATAATAGACATTACGCTCACGTAGACTGCCCAGGACATGCTGATTATGTAAAGAACATGATTACAGGAGCAGCACAGATGGATGGAGCAATCTTAGTTGTATCAGCAGCAGATGGTCCGATGCCACAGACAAGAGAACATATCTTATTAGCATCAAGAGTTGGAGTTGACTACATCGTAGTATTCTTAAACAAAGCTGATATGGTAGACGATCCAGAATTAATCGAATTAGTTGAAATGGAAGTAAGAGAATTATTAAATGAATATAACTTCCCAGGAGACGATATTCCAATAATCGTAGGATCAGCATTAAAAGCATTAGAAAACCCAACAGATCCAGAAGCAACAAAATGCATAATGGAATTAATGGATGCAGTAGATAGCTATATTCCAACTCCACAGAGAGCAACAGATAAGCCATTCATCATGCCAGTAGAAGATGTAATGACAATCACAGGAAGAGGAACAGTAGCAACAGGAAGAGTTGAAGCTGGAGAAATCAAAGTAGGAAACGAAGTAGAAATCGTTGGATTAAGCCCAGATAAGAAGAAGACAGTAATAACAGGACTTGAAATGTTCAGAAAGACATTAGACGAAGCAGAAGCTGGAGATAATATCGGAGCATTATTAAGAGGAATCCAGAGAGATGAAATTGAAAGAGGTCAGGTATTAGCTGCACCAGGATCAGTACATCCACATACAAAATTTGTAGGTCAGGTATATGTACTTAAGAAAGAAGAAGGCGGAAGACATACACCATTCTTCGATGGATATAGACCACAATTCTATTTCAGAACAACAGATGTTACAGGATCAATTAAATTACCAGACGGAATGGAAATGGTAATGCCAGGAGATCACATCGATATGAAGGTTGAATTAATCACACCAGTAGCAATGGATGAAGGATTAAGATTTGCCATCAGAGAAGGTGGAAGAACAGTAGGATCTGGAGTTGTTACTAAGATAGAAGAATAATTCTTAGATAGTATAAAAAAGGACTGAGCAAATACTGCTTAGTCCTAATTCAAGATTATTTGACAATTTGCATATTATATGCTAATGTGTAAAAGTGTCATTTAAGATTTATGATACAAATAGTACAAGAAAAATAAGAGGCAAGGCCTTTTGTTAATAATAGAATATATAAACTGGAGGTGCAGTGATGAGAACTAAAGTAACTTTAGCATGCACAGAGTGTAAACAGAGAAATTACGATACAATGAAAAATAAAAAGAATAACCCAGATAGAATCGAAATGAAAAAATATTGTAAGTTCTGTAAAAAGCACACTCTTCATAGAGAAACAAAATAGTTTCTGTTAAGGAAAGACATATACTTGAATTATAAGGATGTGAAGATATGTCAGTAAAAAGCAATATACAACCTGAGAAGGCATCTAAAAAAAACATGTTATTCGATTTTTTTAGAGGGGTTAAATCAGAATTAAAAATAATAATTTGGCCTTCAAAAGATGAGACAAAAAAAGCATTTATTGCAGTTTTAGTATTCTCACTAATATTTATAATATTAGTAGGAGGGTTCGATTTTGTTTTCAAACACCTCTTTCAACTATTATTGAAATTAAAATAAAGGAGGTCCAGGCAAAACAGTTTGCCTAACAAAACATGAGTGATGTAGCAAAATGGTATGTAGTTCATACATACTCTGGATATGAAAATAAGGTTAAAGCGAATCTTGAAAAAGCAATTGAGAATAGAAATCTTGAATCACTAATTTTTGACGTTCAAGTGCCAATGGAAGAAGTAGTGGAAGAAAAAGATGGGAAACAGAAAGTCTCATTAAAAAAGAAGTTCCCCGGTTATGTACTTATAAAGATGATAATGGGAGACGAAGCATGGTATGTAGTTAGAAATACACGTGGAGTAACAGGCTTTGTAGGGCCAGGATCAAAACCAGTTCCTCTTTCAGAGGAAGAAGTTGAATCAATGGGAGTTTTAGAAGCTCCAGTAGATATTGATCTTGAAGTAGGCGAAAGCATAAGAATTACTTCTGGTCCACTAAAGGATTCAGTGGCTACAATTCAAGAAATAATTAACGAAAAAAGAAAAATAAAGGCACTAGTTGAAATGTTTGGCAGAGAGACTCTTGCCGAATTAGATTTTAATCAAGTTGAAAAATTAGTTTAATTAACTAATTTTAATTAAGTGGGAGAACTAAAAAATGTTCGCTATACCACATAAATAGGAGGAATAACAAATGGCTAAGAAAGTAACTGGAATGATTAAGCTTCAACTTCAAGCTGGTAAAGCAACACCAGCACCACCAGTAGGTCCAGCTTTAGGTCAACATGGTGTAAATATTATGGGATTCTGTAAGGAGTTTAATGCAAAAACTGCAGATAAGGCTGGATTAATAATACCAGTAGTAATCACAGTTTATCAAGATAGATCTTTTAGCTTTATATTAAAGACTCCACCAGCAGCAGTTCTAATTAAGAAAGAATTAGGATTAAAGAGTGGTTCAGGAGTACCTAATAAGACAAAAGTAGGTAAGCTTAACAAGGATCAGCTTAAAAAGATTGCAGAAATGAAGATGCCAGACTTAAATGCTGCTAATGTTGAATCAGCTATGTCAATGGTTGCAGGAACAGCAAGAAGTATGGGAATAACTATTGAAGAGTAATTTCGAAAAATAAGTGGGAGGTCAAAACCGCTAAAACCACAGAGGAGGCAGAAAAAATGGGAAAAAAATATATTGAAAGTGTTAAACTTATAGATAGAAATACATTATATACTCCAGCAGAAGCTTTAGAATTAGTTGAAAAGACTGCTAAAGCAAACTTTGATGAAACAGTTGAATTACATGTAAGATTAGGAGTAGATCCTAGACATGCAGATCAGCAGGTTAGAGGAGCAATAGTTCTTCCAAACGGAACTGGTAAGAAAGTAAGAGTATTAGTATTTGCTAAAGGCGCAAAAGCTGACGAAGCTACAGCAGCTGGAGCAGACTTTGTAGGTGGAGAAGAATTAGTTCATAAGATTCAGAGCGAAAACTGGTTCGATTATGATGTTGTAGTTGCAACACCAGATATGATGGGAGTAGTTGGTAGAATAGGTAGAATCTTAGGACCTAAGGGCTTAATGCCAAACCCTAAGTCTGGAACAGTTACATTTGATGTAACAAAAGCAATTGAAGAGATTAAAGCTGGTAAGGTTGAATATAGAGTTGATAAAACAGCTATTATTCATTGCCCAATCGGAAAGAAATCTTTTGGAACAGACAAATTAAAACAGAACTTTAATGTATTAATGGATGCTATCGTAAAAGCTAAACCAGCATCAGCAAAGGGACAGTATTTAAAATCAGTTTCAGTTTCTAGTACAATGGGACCTGGAGCTAAAGTTAATCCATCAAAAGTTTTAGACTAGAGTTGACAAAATTAATAATTTCTTATATAATTATTAATGTTTTGAAAAGAAAATATGTTTTCCGTAGACGGCGGGTGCAAATGCATAAAGGATACTTACCTGCTTAGGAGATTTTATGATGTGATTTTATAGATCTTCTCTGTTTACGGGAAGATCTTTTTTAATAAAATGAGCAGTTTAAAACTGTGAGGAGGTGGATTAAGAAATGAACAAAAATAGAGAATTCAAAGAAGCAAAGGTAGCTGAAATTAAGGAAAAGCTAGAAAAGGCAACATCCGTAGTTGTTTCTAAGTATCAGGGCTTAACAGTTGAAGAAGATACTTCTTTAAGAAAACAGTTAAGAGAAGCTGGAATTGAATATAAAGTATATAAAAATTCTTTAGTATCTTTAGCAGCTAAACAACTTGGAATCGAAGGATTAGGCGAATGTCTACAAGGACCAATCTCAATTGCATTTGGTTATGAAGATGTTACAGCTGCTCCAAGAGTTTTAAATACTTTTGCAGCTGACCATAAGAAGCTTGAATTACAGGCTGGCTTAATCAACGGTAAAATGTATGATGCTGAAGAGATCAAGTATCTTGCTACAATACCACCAAGAGACGTTCTTATTGCAAAGTTCCTTGGAAGTATCAAAGCCCCAGTATCAAAATTTGCATGCGTTGTTAATGCAATAAAAGAAAAGAAAGAAAATGAAGCAGAATAATATAAAAAAAATTTGGAGGTGCTATTAAAATGACAAAGGAAGATATAATACAAGCAATTAAAGAAATGAGCGTTTTAGACTTAAATGAATTAGTAAAGGCTTGCGAAGAAGAATTCGGAGTAAGCGCAGCTGCACCAGTAGCTGCAGGAGCTGCTACAGGAGCTGCTGCAGGAGCTGCAGAAAAGAGTGAATTCGATGTAGTATTAACTGCAGCCGGAGCTAACAAGATTAAGGTTATCAAAGCAGTAAGAGAAATCACTGGATTAGGATTAAAGGATGCCAAAGATATGGTAGACGGAGCTCCTAAGACATTAAAAGAAGGCGTAGAAAAAGCTGCTGCTGAAGAAATGAAGACTAAATTAGAAGAAGTTGGAGCTTCAGTAGAACTTAAATAGTTTCTAAAACATAATAGGAAAAAAGGTGCTTTATGCACCTTTTTTGCTCTATAAAAAATTATTTAATAAAAATCAAATATAAAGCTATATAAAATGTTTATTTTAAATAAATTTTGAGTAAATATTTTATATAGCGTTTATACATAATAATTAAAAACATATGTTGACATAAAAAAAAACATATGTTATCATAATATAATGTATTATTCATCATGGATAATTATGATTAGATGTTATTGGCAAAAATAAGAATAAAATGGTGGATAATGGGTAAAATATATTATATTAAGACGTTGCCTGAAAGCTAAAGTCCTTAGGGAAGTTACGCTTTTGGTTATTTTATTTTTTAAGGGGTGAAAATTCATGGTACATCCTGTCCAAGTTGGGAAAAGAACAAGAATGAGTTTTGGTAAGGTCCCAGATGTTACCAAAATGCCAAATCTAATTGAAGTTCAGT
It includes:
- the rplJ gene encoding 50S ribosomal protein L10, with protein sequence MNKNREFKEAKVAEIKEKLEKATSVVVSKYQGLTVEEDTSLRKQLREAGIEYKVYKNSLVSLAAKQLGIEGLGECLQGPISIAFGYEDVTAAPRVLNTFAADHKKLELQAGLINGKMYDAEEIKYLATIPPRDVLIAKFLGSIKAPVSKFACVVNAIKEKKENEAE
- the rplL gene encoding 50S ribosomal protein L7/L12, coding for MTKEDIIQAIKEMSVLDLNELVKACEEEFGVSAAAPVAAGAATGAAAGAAEKSEFDVVLTAAGANKIKVIKAVREITGLGLKDAKDMVDGAPKTLKEGVEKAAAEEMKTKLEEVGASVELK